From a region of the Geothrix sp. 21YS21S-2 genome:
- a CDS encoding thioredoxin family protein: MKAAFLSLMLILPVSAQDVRWEKTLMAAKARAKAEHKMILLDLWAEWCGPCQAMKKNVFPTPEAQAVLKGVVALDELVELRDRTPVAEGTDLARTFKLRAFPSLFLLDAEGNLVRSHVGYVNPEELARFVHGS, from the coding sequence ATGAAGGCTGCATTCCTATCCCTGATGCTCATCCTCCCCGTATCCGCCCAGGACGTGAGGTGGGAGAAGACCCTGATGGCGGCCAAAGCCCGTGCCAAGGCTGAACACAAGATGATCCTCCTCGATCTCTGGGCCGAATGGTGCGGCCCCTGCCAGGCGATGAAGAAGAATGTCTTCCCCACGCCCGAGGCCCAGGCGGTCCTGAAAGGGGTCGTGGCCCTGGACGAACTGGTGGAGCTGCGCGACCGCACCCCCGTGGCCGAGGGCACCGACCTCGCCCGCACCTTCAAGCTCCGGGCCTTTCCCAGCCTGTTCCTCCTGGATGCCGAGGGCAACCTCGTGCGCAGCCATGTCGGGTACGTGAACCCCGAAGAGTTGGCCCGTTTCGTCCATGGTTCCTGA
- a CDS encoding YHS domain-containing (seleno)protein, whose protein sequence is MSRKIPTILFALGLITTGLLAHTATAMTPSARTMNLLGPNVGVEGYDPVSYWSEGGSKPMQGTIKLTYNHAGVNYRFVNEKNLETFKMSPERFLPQYGGYCAWAIGAINQRVDVNPNHYVIRDGKLYLFFSDANIVTHDFWKKDTVALIEKGDAAYGKLLAE, encoded by the coding sequence ATGAGCCGCAAGATCCCCACCATCCTCTTCGCCCTTGGCCTGATCACCACGGGTCTCCTGGCCCACACGGCCACCGCGATGACCCCCTCAGCCAGGACCATGAACCTCCTGGGTCCCAACGTCGGCGTCGAGGGTTACGACCCCGTCTCCTACTGGTCCGAGGGCGGCAGCAAGCCCATGCAGGGGACCATCAAGCTCACCTACAACCACGCGGGGGTCAACTACCGCTTCGTCAACGAGAAGAACCTCGAGACCTTCAAGATGAGCCCCGAGCGCTTCCTGCCCCAGTACGGCGGCTACTGCGCCTGGGCCATCGGCGCCATCAATCAGCGCGTCGACGTGAACCCCAACCACTATGTGATCCGCGACGGGAAGCTCTACCTCTTCTTTTCGGACGCCAACATCGTCACCCACGATTTCTGGAAGAAGGATACCGTCGCCCTGATCGAAAAGGGTGATGCCGCCTACGGAAAGCTGCTCGCCGAATAG
- a CDS encoding YceI family protein, translating to MRFHLVQLAVLAISFLPLGAQITYKVDQAHSEVGFRVRHLVTRVSGRFHGFDGRILLDEKDLAQSSVTFTIQAATLDTALEARDKHLKGPDFFDVDHFGQITFQSAQVLDRGQGRLDVTGDLTIRGITKRVTIMAVSLGTVQTPFKDTRAGFEGQLKVSRKDYGMTWNLPLGLGGTVLGDEVDITLALEVIKQ from the coding sequence ATGCGTTTCCATCTTGTCCAACTGGCTGTCCTCGCCATCTCCTTCCTGCCCCTAGGTGCCCAGATTACTTACAAGGTCGATCAGGCCCACTCTGAGGTGGGCTTCCGGGTCCGCCATCTCGTGACCCGGGTCTCCGGGCGCTTCCACGGCTTCGACGGCAGGATCCTCCTGGACGAGAAGGACCTTGCCCAGTCCTCCGTCACCTTTACCATCCAGGCCGCCACGCTGGACACCGCTTTGGAGGCCCGCGACAAGCACCTCAAAGGCCCGGACTTCTTTGATGTGGACCACTTCGGCCAGATCACCTTCCAGAGTGCCCAAGTCCTCGATCGCGGCCAAGGGCGTCTGGACGTCACTGGGGACCTCACCATCCGGGGCATCACGAAGCGGGTCACTATCATGGCCGTCAGCCTCGGGACGGTGCAGACCCCCTTCAAGGACACCCGGGCCGGCTTCGAGGGCCAGCTCAAGGTGAGCCGCAAGGACTACGGCATGACCTGGAACCTGCCCCTCGGCCTGGGCGGAACGGTCCTGGGCGACGAGGTGGACATCACCCTCGCCCTGGAAGTCATCAAGCAGTGA
- a CDS encoding putative DNA-binding domain-containing protein has protein sequence MRELLLQRALGDLIFEAGAGASFQRDPAAFGGARDLDADDSAALFRFQDRLLIYRDLARASLGDPLSNIFPISQALLGDDWAACEEAFLDTRRVRSPHYRDIAPTFLAWLSESEWGRDKWPFLLSLAHYEFMEVMVTRWPAEGPGDQPVLPPSLEGRISLTEGAHLLTYPCAVHRATEEAPEPVGATTCLLIFRDPEGDFQVRELTPATSALLARAQEHAIGSTLADLGIQDEPAALALLEGLAEAGAILCTSGAGAPGSSRTDSALSPTSKAQDPT, from the coding sequence ATGCGTGAGCTGCTGCTCCAGAGAGCCCTGGGGGATCTGATCTTCGAAGCGGGGGCCGGCGCCTCCTTTCAGCGGGACCCGGCCGCCTTCGGCGGCGCCCGGGACCTGGACGCGGATGACTCCGCGGCCCTGTTCCGCTTCCAGGACCGCCTCCTGATCTATCGTGATCTCGCCCGGGCAAGCCTGGGTGACCCTCTGTCCAACATCTTCCCCATCAGCCAGGCCCTTCTGGGGGACGACTGGGCGGCCTGTGAAGAGGCCTTCCTGGACACCAGGCGGGTGCGGAGCCCCCACTACCGGGACATCGCACCCACCTTCCTGGCCTGGCTCAGTGAATCGGAGTGGGGCCGGGACAAATGGCCGTTTCTCCTTTCGCTCGCCCACTATGAATTCATGGAAGTCATGGTCACCCGGTGGCCTGCAGAGGGCCCCGGGGATCAGCCGGTGCTTCCACCCTCTCTGGAAGGCAGGATCTCCCTCACGGAGGGCGCGCACCTGCTGACCTACCCCTGCGCCGTCCACCGGGCGACCGAAGAGGCTCCTGAGCCCGTCGGGGCGACCACCTGCCTCCTGATCTTCAGAGACCCCGAGGGCGACTTCCAGGTGCGTGAGCTCACCCCAGCCACGTCCGCCCTCCTGGCCAGGGCGCAAGAGCACGCGATCGGTTCCACGCTAGCGGACCTGGGCATCCAGGACGAACCGGCGGCCCTGGCCCTCCTGGAGGGCCTCGCCGAGGCCGGCGCCATCCTCTGCACGTCCGGCGCCGGGGCTCCCGGTTCGTCCCGGACCGACTCAGCTCTCTCCCCAACCTCCAAAGCCCAGGACCCGACATGA
- a CDS encoding peroxiredoxin-like family protein → MALQEDLNTFMAGVRTQLPAEVLAPVERFYAELDKPDRFPYLLHIGERAPMFTLPDATGKIVSTEALLAKGPLVISFYRGAWCPFCNLELRALQTALPEILALGATLIAISPEKPDYAMPLIERESLAFPVLSDLGNKVARSFGLVYTLEGEARRISLDTFGTDLPKFNGDDSWELPVPATFVLERNGKARLVFFDPEFRNRVDPALILSTLRDLQQACV, encoded by the coding sequence ATGGCCCTTCAAGAAGACTTGAACACGTTCATGGCCGGAGTCCGGACCCAGCTTCCGGCCGAAGTCCTGGCTCCCGTGGAGCGGTTCTACGCTGAACTCGACAAGCCTGATCGCTTCCCCTACCTGCTCCATATCGGAGAGCGGGCCCCCATGTTCACGCTCCCCGACGCCACTGGCAAGATCGTCAGCACCGAAGCCCTCCTGGCCAAAGGGCCCCTGGTGATCTCCTTCTACCGGGGAGCCTGGTGCCCATTCTGCAACCTCGAGCTCAGGGCGCTCCAGACGGCCCTCCCGGAGATCCTCGCGCTGGGCGCGACCCTGATCGCCATCTCCCCGGAGAAGCCCGACTATGCCATGCCCTTGATCGAACGGGAAAGCCTTGCCTTTCCAGTTCTATCCGACCTAGGCAACAAGGTCGCCCGGAGCTTCGGTCTGGTGTACACCCTGGAAGGCGAGGCCAGGCGTATCTCCCTGGACACCTTCGGTACCGATCTCCCAAAGTTCAACGGAGACGACTCCTGGGAGCTCCCGGTGCCCGCCACCTTTGTCCTGGAGCGGAACGGTAAGGCCAGACTCGTCTTCTTCGACCCGGAGTTCCGCAACCGCGTCGATCCCGCCCTCATCCTCTCCACGCTGCGGGACCTCCAGCAAGCGTGTGTCTAG
- a CDS encoding YceI family protein, with translation MFLRTLLSAGLLFTTAAFAGEQQFTPDTTHTLLGFTASTLLFDVPGVFDRYQVKIKGDPEAPSTVEIRLELEARSIDTANKSRDNHLRSADFLEVATYPKIVFTSSKAWRQGGQLIVQGLLDLHGRQRPLQITFDEAKGLNGAGTPTWAYKASLSINRQEFGIGADSVAAKISLKDDVKLNLLLVGFFAEAQPEPDRKAPVKARAARTKGSTAR, from the coding sequence ATGTTCCTTCGAACCCTGCTTTCAGCGGGACTCCTGTTCACCACGGCCGCCTTCGCCGGTGAACAGCAGTTCACGCCCGACACCACCCACACCCTCCTCGGCTTCACGGCTTCCACGCTCCTTTTCGATGTTCCAGGGGTGTTCGATCGCTACCAGGTGAAGATCAAGGGCGACCCCGAAGCTCCGTCCACCGTGGAGATCCGCCTCGAGCTCGAGGCCAGGTCCATCGACACCGCCAACAAGTCCCGGGACAACCATCTGCGGTCCGCGGATTTCCTCGAGGTCGCGACCTACCCAAAGATCGTCTTCACGTCCTCCAAGGCCTGGCGCCAGGGCGGGCAACTCATCGTCCAAGGCCTGCTGGACCTGCATGGGAGGCAACGCCCCCTGCAGATCACCTTCGACGAGGCGAAGGGCCTGAACGGAGCCGGCACACCGACCTGGGCGTACAAGGCCAGCCTATCGATCAACCGTCAGGAGTTCGGGATCGGTGCCGATAGCGTGGCCGCCAAGATCAGCCTGAAGGACGACGTGAAACTCAACCTCCTCCTGGTCGGCTTCTTCGCAGAAGCCCAACCGGAACCGGACCGCAAGGCGCCCGTGAAGGCGCGGGCCGCCAGGACCAAAGGCAGCACGGCTCGTTGA
- a CDS encoding EthD family reductase, with translation MVKISIFYPAREGGRFDLPYYLQTHMPMSIDRIGAHPGFRGVSVEQGLGGGEPGTRPTFIAACHFLFDSMEHFVEAYTPHAASLYEDLTNYTDLKPLVQINEVLLRTGGAPLCSPGGRIATGSDPARRPLANARGACAHAS, from the coding sequence ATGGTCAAGATCTCGATCTTCTACCCCGCGCGCGAAGGCGGCCGGTTCGACCTTCCCTATTACTTGCAGACGCACATGCCCATGTCGATCGACCGCATCGGGGCCCATCCCGGGTTCCGGGGGGTCTCCGTAGAGCAGGGGCTTGGCGGCGGGGAACCGGGAACCAGGCCCACCTTCATCGCCGCCTGCCACTTCCTGTTCGATTCCATGGAGCACTTCGTCGAGGCCTACACTCCCCATGCCGCCTCCCTGTACGAGGACCTCACCAACTACACGGACCTCAAACCCCTGGTCCAGATCAACGAGGTCCTCCTCCGCACCGGGGGAGCCCCACTTTGTTCACCTGGTGGCAGAATCGCCACCGGATCGGACCCTGCGCGCAGGCCCCTGGCGAACGCCAGGGGAGCATGCGCCCACGCCAGTTGA
- a CDS encoding RNA polymerase sigma factor, producing the protein MHLEPHGCEVQRCLLKADLTMDQDFQFASHPIQSEEAPWPASTTLIPKRVRTGAMGRPAKPPLFLAEGGRHPVVPLAVRDREEGLLVAARAGDADAFAALVGPCTGMLRQVALGILRNEEDAQDAFQEALLRIYLDLHRFNGTCKFSTWAYRICVNRALMVLRSRKRRREEAMEVLLPCHDRYGSRQMGAPEETLQEAPVAFARLEQLHVRTEVQKGLRKLTPKQLEVFLLKDMRGWKARELAVHIGVSLDVVRQRLHRARLGMREHLGTYGTHAFLPLGMAQAVSCVDERS; encoded by the coding sequence ATGCATCTGGAACCGCATGGCTGCGAGGTGCAGCGCTGTCTTCTGAAAGCGGACCTAACCATGGACCAGGATTTTCAATTCGCGTCCCACCCCATCCAGAGCGAGGAAGCGCCTTGGCCCGCGTCCACCACGCTGATCCCAAAACGTGTTCGCACCGGTGCCATGGGCAGGCCCGCGAAGCCGCCTCTCTTTCTCGCCGAGGGGGGTCGACACCCGGTGGTGCCTTTGGCGGTGCGCGACCGGGAAGAGGGTCTCCTGGTGGCCGCCAGGGCGGGGGACGCGGATGCCTTCGCGGCGCTTGTTGGACCTTGCACAGGCATGCTGCGCCAGGTGGCCTTGGGCATCCTCCGCAACGAGGAGGATGCCCAGGATGCCTTCCAGGAAGCGCTGCTGCGCATCTACCTGGATCTGCACCGCTTCAACGGCACTTGCAAATTCAGCACCTGGGCCTACCGAATCTGCGTCAACCGGGCTCTGATGGTGCTCCGCTCCAGGAAGCGCCGGCGCGAGGAGGCCATGGAGGTCCTCCTACCCTGCCATGACCGCTATGGCTCGAGGCAGATGGGGGCGCCGGAGGAAACCCTCCAGGAGGCCCCGGTAGCCTTCGCCCGGCTGGAACAGCTCCATGTCCGGACGGAGGTCCAGAAGGGTCTTCGGAAGCTCACCCCCAAGCAGTTGGAGGTCTTTCTGCTCAAGGACATGAGAGGTTGGAAAGCCAGGGAGCTGGCCGTCCATATCGGCGTGTCCCTGGACGTCGTCCGACAGCGCCTGCACCGTGCCCGGTTGGGCATGCGGGAGCACCTCGGCACCTACGGAACTCACGCCTTCCTTCCCCTGGGGATGGCCCAGGCAGTGAGTTGCGTTGACGAAAGATCGTAG
- a CDS encoding radical SAM/SPASM domain-containing protein: MTTPAQAASYGGHAYFSVQLHLLHACNLSCAHCYDANHSGGEMPALPEIKRRLDAIFAFGASEGFLPDIHLSGGEPTLRKDLVEIVEYIIGTKGGDALLFTNGTRMNRALARDLYLVGLRFIQVSLEGPKPHTDGIRGQGVFDTAMATLRMLKGMGFRLTVSTTVTASNYPYLQRFVEELDDLGLHFHLREVFPVGAGSALLQITREQRREFHRWAIAHEGASTVGVEDPVHCSADAGFAKNRAGCVAGRNHFSVDVDGSIYPCRPLAHRVGHVNYLRAAWYSPDMVRIRKRAFGGQCGHCELTQNCGGCRVHALLAGDLFGEDPRCFAAETGMLRPQEVGTC, from the coding sequence ATGACCACCCCCGCACAAGCAGCCTCCTATGGCGGCCATGCCTATTTTTCCGTCCAACTCCATCTTCTCCACGCGTGCAATCTCTCCTGCGCGCACTGCTATGACGCGAACCACAGCGGTGGCGAGATGCCTGCACTGCCGGAAATCAAGCGGCGCCTGGACGCGATCTTCGCGTTCGGGGCCAGCGAGGGGTTCCTCCCCGATATCCATCTCTCTGGGGGAGAACCCACCCTCCGGAAAGATCTGGTGGAGATCGTGGAGTACATCATCGGGACGAAGGGCGGGGACGCCCTTCTCTTCACCAACGGCACACGCATGAACCGCGCCTTGGCCCGGGATCTCTACCTGGTGGGCCTGAGGTTCATCCAGGTGAGCCTGGAGGGCCCGAAGCCGCACACCGACGGCATCCGGGGTCAGGGCGTCTTCGACACCGCGATGGCGACCTTGAGGATGTTGAAGGGCATGGGCTTCCGCCTGACGGTGAGCACCACCGTGACGGCCTCCAACTATCCGTATCTCCAACGTTTCGTGGAGGAGCTGGACGACCTGGGGCTCCATTTCCACCTGCGGGAAGTCTTCCCGGTGGGCGCGGGTTCCGCACTCCTCCAGATCACCCGGGAGCAACGCAGGGAGTTCCACCGCTGGGCCATCGCCCATGAGGGGGCGTCCACCGTGGGCGTCGAGGACCCCGTCCACTGTTCCGCGGACGCAGGCTTCGCGAAAAACCGGGCGGGCTGTGTCGCCGGGCGCAACCACTTCTCCGTGGATGTGGACGGGTCCATCTATCCCTGCAGGCCCCTCGCCCATCGGGTCGGTCACGTGAACTACCTGCGGGCCGCCTGGTATTCGCCGGACATGGTCCGGATCCGGAAGCGAGCCTTCGGAGGGCAGTGCGGGCACTGCGAACTGACCCAGAACTGCGGAGGTTGCCGGGTTCATGCCCTGCTGGCCGGGGACCTGTTCGGAGAGGACCCCCGCTGTTTCGCCGCCGAGACCGGAATGCTCAGGCCGCAGGAGGTGGGCACATGCTGA
- a CDS encoding beta-propeller fold lactonase family protein, translated as MNLLKSTSVLVLGLMTLGLAAETPSDCASGQVFTSSNAQAGNELLVYSRNHDGTLTFKSHLPTGGQGSGAGLGSQGAVTLSLDGEYLFVVNAQSNSVSTFALHGNAPKLTSVLASGGTHPISVTEHDGLVYVVNDGGISNVTGFRNSHGILKAVPGSTLGLSKPSGAAPAQIGFSADGATLVVTEKGTNLLTSYQVIHGGGITGPLSTLSPGQTPFGFAFNRHNRLLVTEAVGGTPGASTVSSYRIAHASPASLQIVSPAVPDDQTAACWIAITPNGRFGYVANTGSSSVSSYHIAFDGQIDLMAMVAGATGTGSAPADAAISSDGHHLFVRNGRSFTLSSFDIHKDGSLSAGILTSGLPTSAVGLAAN; from the coding sequence ATGAACCTCCTCAAGTCCACGTCCGTCCTCGTACTCGGGTTGATGACCCTCGGCCTCGCCGCCGAGACCCCGTCCGACTGCGCTTCGGGCCAGGTCTTCACCAGCAGCAATGCCCAGGCCGGCAACGAGTTGCTCGTCTATTCCCGCAACCATGACGGCACCCTGACCTTCAAGAGCCACCTTCCCACCGGTGGCCAGGGCTCGGGCGCGGGGTTGGGTTCCCAGGGCGCGGTGACCTTGAGCCTCGACGGAGAGTATCTGTTCGTCGTCAACGCCCAGAGCAATTCCGTCTCGACCTTCGCACTCCATGGCAACGCGCCCAAGCTCACTTCCGTCCTCGCCTCCGGCGGGACCCACCCGATCAGCGTCACGGAACATGACGGCCTGGTGTACGTGGTCAATGACGGCGGCATCAGCAACGTCACCGGTTTCCGGAACAGCCACGGCATCCTGAAGGCGGTCCCCGGCTCCACCCTGGGGCTCTCCAAGCCCAGCGGCGCCGCCCCTGCGCAGATCGGTTTCAGCGCGGACGGTGCCACCCTGGTGGTCACCGAGAAGGGCACCAACCTGCTGACCAGCTACCAAGTCATCCACGGAGGCGGCATCACCGGTCCCCTCTCCACCCTGTCCCCCGGCCAGACCCCCTTCGGTTTCGCCTTCAACCGCCATAACCGCCTCCTTGTCACCGAGGCGGTCGGCGGCACCCCCGGCGCGAGCACAGTCTCCTCCTACCGTATCGCCCATGCCAGCCCTGCCAGCCTGCAAATCGTCAGCCCTGCCGTCCCTGATGACCAGACGGCCGCCTGCTGGATCGCCATCACCCCCAACGGCCGGTTCGGCTATGTCGCCAACACCGGCAGCAGCTCCGTCAGCAGCTACCACATCGCCTTCGACGGCCAGATCGACCTGATGGCCATGGTGGCCGGCGCTACCGGAACCGGTTCGGCCCCCGCCGATGCCGCCATTTCCTCGGACGGGCACCACCTGTTCGTGCGCAACGGCCGTTCGTTCACGCTCTCGTCCTTCGATATCCACAAGGACGGAAGCCTCAGCGCAGGCATCCTCACCAGCGGACTTCCGACCAGCGCGGTCGGGCTCGCCGCGAACTGA
- a CDS encoding carboxymuconolactone decarboxylase family protein yields MNRLNQLDPAKASGDTKMMFADVQAKLGSVPNMFRIFGNSPSALKGYLAFSGALVAGVLNARVREQIALAVAEINDCDYCLSAHTLLGRMSGLTGTEIDNARRVQSADERSTSILQLARTIVVKRGELNDEDLAAARAAGLTDSEIVETVANVALNILTNYLNRVAKTVLDFPPVKAGVFTEGSN; encoded by the coding sequence ATGAACCGACTCAACCAACTTGATCCAGCCAAGGCCTCGGGCGATACCAAGATGATGTTCGCGGACGTGCAGGCGAAGCTGGGCTCCGTCCCCAACATGTTCCGGATCTTCGGCAATTCGCCTTCCGCCCTCAAAGGCTATCTGGCTTTCAGCGGCGCCCTTGTCGCAGGCGTGCTCAACGCCAGGGTCCGCGAACAGATCGCCCTGGCCGTGGCCGAAATCAACGACTGCGACTACTGCCTCAGTGCCCACACGCTTCTGGGCAGGATGTCCGGTCTCACCGGGACCGAAATCGACAACGCGCGGCGGGTCCAGTCGGCCGACGAGCGCAGCACCAGTATTTTGCAGTTGGCCCGGACCATCGTGGTGAAGCGCGGTGAACTGAACGACGAGGACCTGGCTGCGGCCCGCGCCGCCGGCCTCACCGATTCGGAGATCGTGGAGACGGTTGCGAACGTCGCGCTCAATATCCTCACCAACTACCTCAACAGGGTCGCGAAGACTGTCCTGGACTTCCCCCCGGTCAAGGCCGGTGTGTTCACCGAAGGTTCCAACTAG
- a CDS encoding nuclear transport factor 2 family protein, whose product MNMDQARPPLPPFTRASALQKVRVAEDAWNGRDPQRVALAYTPDSLWRNRSAFPRGREEIVALLEQKWERELEYRLIKELWAFDGNRIAVRFAYEWHDATGAWFRSYGNENWEFAGNGLMAVRHASINDLAIQEEGRKFRWPLGRRPDDHPGLSDLGL is encoded by the coding sequence ATGAACATGGATCAGGCTCGCCCCCCCCTGCCTCCTTTCACCCGTGCCTCCGCCCTCCAGAAGGTGAGGGTAGCGGAAGACGCCTGGAACGGGAGGGACCCCCAGCGGGTCGCGCTGGCCTACACCCCCGATTCCCTCTGGCGCAACCGTTCCGCGTTTCCAAGGGGGCGCGAGGAGATCGTAGCCCTGCTGGAACAGAAATGGGAGCGGGAACTGGAATACCGTCTGATCAAGGAACTATGGGCGTTTGACGGCAACCGCATCGCGGTGCGCTTCGCCTACGAATGGCACGATGCCACAGGAGCCTGGTTCCGGTCCTACGGCAATGAGAACTGGGAGTTCGCCGGGAATGGGCTCATGGCGGTACGCCATGCCAGCATCAACGATCTGGCGATCCAGGAGGAGGGCCGGAAGTTTCGCTGGCCCCTGGGGCGGCGCCCCGACGACCACCCGGGACTCAGCGACCTCGGCCTCTGA
- a CDS encoding spondin domain-containing protein gives MYLTKLFPIKMGLPGFFHPNLSLLNRLVAVSAVLALAPAAVASELTVTVTNLTRATWFTPLLVTAHPASFAAFTEGAAASVEIQSIAEAGDTTPMQALLPAGVAKVFNPNNGPLKPGSSTTTASFVGGSGTANSQLTILGMLVPTNDGFVALNAIDIPTAPGTYTYFANAYDAGTEANDEKKAAAGGINQPGMIFPAFLNDTTGNLSSTINPAATGFANATKEGFVHIHPGIIGSAPGGPSALDNTVYRWLNPVAHIVLTVK, from the coding sequence ATGTACCTGACCAAGCTCTTCCCCATCAAGATGGGCCTTCCCGGCTTCTTCCACCCCAACCTCTCTCTGCTGAACCGCCTCGTGGCTGTCTCCGCCGTCCTCGCCCTGGCGCCTGCCGCCGTCGCGAGCGAGCTGACCGTGACCGTGACCAACCTGACCCGCGCGACCTGGTTCACGCCCCTCCTGGTGACCGCGCACCCGGCCTCCTTCGCGGCGTTCACCGAAGGCGCGGCGGCCAGTGTCGAGATCCAGAGCATCGCCGAAGCCGGTGACACCACGCCGATGCAGGCCCTCCTCCCCGCCGGCGTCGCCAAGGTCTTCAATCCCAACAACGGCCCCCTGAAGCCCGGCAGCAGCACCACGACCGCGTCCTTCGTGGGCGGTTCGGGCACGGCCAACTCCCAGTTGACGATCCTCGGGATGCTGGTTCCCACCAATGATGGCTTCGTCGCCCTCAACGCCATCGACATCCCCACCGCCCCCGGCACCTACACGTATTTCGCCAACGCCTACGATGCCGGCACGGAAGCCAACGATGAGAAGAAGGCCGCCGCGGGCGGCATCAACCAGCCGGGAATGATCTTCCCCGCCTTCCTCAACGATACGACCGGCAACCTTTCCAGCACCATCAACCCTGCCGCCACCGGTTTCGCCAATGCCACCAAGGAAGGGTTCGTCCACATCCACCCGGGCATCATCGGCAGCGCCCCCGGCGGCCCCAGCGCCCTCGACAACACCGTCTACCGGTGGCTGAACCCGGTGGCGCACATCGTGCTGACCGTGAAGTAG
- a CDS encoding DUF692 domain-containing protein codes for MLNRGFTGVGLGLRGPHIQEVLDGPEHSVPFWEIAPENVLGDGGAGHRRTMAILARDPVLTHGLTLSVGGHDPFDPQYLRALGELITFTGAPWHSEHLCFTTVGGANSHELLPIPFTRAAARNTIQRVRQLQDSLPVPLALENITYYAELGAAEMEEADFLADVLEGADCGWLLDVNNVYVNSLNWGFDPVRWLERTPLHRVVQMHVAGHARTGAVVLDTHASTVAAPVVELMQWVLRRIQRPVPVLLERDHLIPEFNALLLEREKLQEAYGCALAPVEVAHA; via the coding sequence ATGCTGAACCGTGGCTTCACCGGGGTCGGCCTCGGCCTCCGGGGCCCCCACATCCAGGAGGTCCTGGATGGGCCGGAACACTCCGTGCCCTTCTGGGAGATCGCGCCGGAGAATGTGCTCGGGGACGGTGGTGCCGGACACCGGCGGACGATGGCGATCCTCGCCCGGGATCCGGTCCTCACTCACGGCCTGACCCTCAGCGTCGGCGGGCATGACCCTTTCGACCCTCAGTATCTTCGGGCCCTTGGGGAGCTCATCACGTTCACCGGTGCCCCCTGGCATTCGGAACACCTGTGCTTCACAACGGTGGGAGGGGCGAACAGCCATGAACTCCTGCCCATTCCCTTCACGCGCGCCGCGGCCCGCAACACCATCCAGCGGGTCCGGCAGCTCCAGGACAGCCTCCCGGTGCCGCTTGCGCTCGAGAACATCACCTACTACGCCGAGCTTGGCGCCGCCGAGATGGAGGAAGCGGACTTCCTCGCCGACGTGCTGGAAGGGGCTGACTGCGGGTGGCTCCTGGACGTGAACAATGTCTATGTGAACAGCCTCAACTGGGGCTTCGACCCGGTGCGCTGGCTGGAACGGACCCCCCTCCACCGCGTGGTGCAGATGCATGTAGCCGGTCATGCGCGGACCGGCGCCGTGGTGCTGGACACCCACGCCTCCACCGTGGCCGCCCCCGTTGTTGAGCTGATGCAGTGGGTCCTCCGCAGAATCCAGCGGCCTGTGCCGGTCCTCCTGGAGCGGGACCACCTGATCCCCGAGTTCAACGCCCTCCTCCTGGAACGGGAAAAGCTGCAAGAGGCCTATGGATGCGCCCTCGCTCCGGTGGAGGTGGCCCATGCGTGA